The Candidatus Scalindua japonica sequence ACAATCTTATAAAGGCGGCAATAGAACACCTTGGCTTAAGTCAATTAAATATTTTCGAACCGGAAAAGAAAATAATAGAAAACCTGTTATGATATACATTGTCAGGCTAAAAACCTTTTCTTTTTATACATGGTATCATTATACAATTGACATCTTCTGAAAGGTTTGTTAACCTGCAAAGCCGTCAGTAAATATTAGATTAAAAAGTAAAAACCAGAAAATGATTTTACTTTTTTTCATATTATATAAACTTTATCCACGACATACGAGGAGCCCTGAAACGGTTTACCTGGCTTTTGCTTTTGGTTTTATTGTAATTGTCTTTACCAGCTTTGGTATTGAAAGACTGTGGTCGAAGTATCTGAACACAAAGATCGTCAAAACGTTTCTTCTACCGGGTACTATAATCCACGAATTAAGCCATACCTTTCTATGCCTGATTACAGGTACTACCATTAAAGAGCTTAATATTTTCAAGATCGAAAACAGTGGTATACAACACGACAGGCCAAAAGTCCCCTATCTATTTGATTTCTTCATAGCAACTTCCCCTATCTTCGGCTGTGCTTTTGTGCTTATCTTAACCTCCATAATCCTTAGAAATCCCATTCAAGTGCATGAATCCTTACCAAATGAGATGAAATTCTCTATGAAACTGGTATTTGACTACGCAAAGAATTTTCTGGATATAATATGGCTGACACTTGATACATTCTGGAAAAGTGGATTTAAGAGTATAAGTTCCATTTTATTCATAATTGCATCTATCATTTTTGCTGTATCCATGGCACCACACAAAAGTGACATAAAGTATATAGTGTTAGGGTTTCTTATCATTGGAACAGCTCTATTTTCTCTTGAGATGTTTGGTATATCACTTCTAGACTATAAATGGTGGGATCAGGCGTTACAGAACTCCTGGAGAATAGTCACTTATATCATTTCACTATTGCTAACTATCCTATTTATAACCTCCGTGATAATCGGATTTATAAAAGGAATCAAGTTGACTTTGGGACATAAAAGCTGATGACAAAAACAATCTACTATTCCCACTTCAACTCACCATTCGGTACTGTCTTTATTGCAAAAACGGCCAGTGGCATTTGCTTTATTCATCTTTCGACAACCTCAGAATCTCAATTTCAATCACTTCTGAAAAAAAGATTCAGAGAAAATTATTTTAGGGATGATGACAAACTTGATAATGAAATAGATGAACTGATTGATTACTTTAATGGAGATCAAGTAAATTTCAAATCCGCGTTAGATTTAAGCATCGGAACAGAATTCCAGAGAAAGGTCTGGGAAAAAATAGGTGAAATACCTTACGGAGAGCTCAGGACCTATAAATGGATTGCCAGTAAAATAGGCAATCCAAATGCGGTCAGGGCTGTTGGCAATGCCGTAGGACAGAACCCGGTACCTCCAATAATACCATGTCACCGTGTAATACGTTCAGATGGAAATCTCGGGGGATTCTCTTCGGGAATTTCACTGAAAAAGTGGCTATTAAAACTGGAGAAATAAATCGTTAAATGGCGGAGAGGCCGGGATTCGAACCCGGGGTCCCACTATCAGCGAGACAATGGGTTAGCAACCCACCGCTTTAAGCCGCTCAGCCACCTCTCCAAACACAATGGTTTAAAACACTTCTCTTAAGTCTATATTTAAATCCGTTATAACTTGAGAAGTCAAGATATCGATCTTATCATAAGTCTTGACTGTTTCAAACGAGCCGTCTTTTAACAACCTGAATTCGACGTTACCTACAATCGGGTTTACTATCCAATACTCTTTAACACCGTATTTCGAATAAACCTTACTTTTTGATCTCCCGATCTCTTTTTAAGGATGAAGAGGAGACTATCTCTACTACCAAATCCGGAGTACCACTAACGTTATTCTCCGTAACAATATTAAAACGTTCATGATTGATACTTACCTCTACGTTAATTTGGCGGAGGGAGTAGGATTCGAACCCACGGTCCCGTTGCCAGGACTGCAGTTTTCAAGACTGCCGCCTTCGTCCACTCGGCCATCCCTCCTGAAATATTACCCCGAGAAGCGGAGCTTAGCTCTGTAAAAAAATGTTTTTATTCTTTAACCTTAGCCCACTTTGGATACTTTTAATATGAAACTATTCGCATTAAAATTATAAGTTATCCCACTTACAGACCTCTTCAAGGACTGTTTTTGCTACATATATTGGAGTATTACCCTGCATAGCAAGAGCAATTGCATCACTTGGTCGTGAATCTATCTCTAAAGCGCTACCATTTTGTCTTATTATTATTTTCGCATAAAAAGTATTATTCTTTAAATCACTTATTTCAATCCTTTCAATACCTCCACTTAACTGCACTATCACACTTGTGAGCAGATCATGTGTAAGCGGCCTCGGGGTTGGTATTTCTTTTACCGCCCTGTCAATGGCCC is a genomic window containing:
- a CDS encoding methylated-DNA--[protein]-cysteine S-methyltransferase translates to MTKTIYYSHFNSPFGTVFIAKTASGICFIHLSTTSESQFQSLLKKRFRENYFRDDDKLDNEIDELIDYFNGDQVNFKSALDLSIGTEFQRKVWEKIGEIPYGELRTYKWIASKIGNPNAVRAVGNAVGQNPVPPIIPCHRVIRSDGNLGGFSSGISLKKWLLKLEK
- a CDS encoding bifunctional nuclease family protein, whose translation is MISETSDHQIIVLKEKDGQRSFPIVIGLHEAWAIDRAVKEIPTPRPLTHDLLTSVIVQLSGGIERIEISDLKNNTFYAKIIIRQNGSALEIDSRPSDAIALAMQGNTPIYVAKTVLEEVCKWDNL